The genomic DNA ATGTCGTGCCAACCGACCCGAAGCGGATGGCATTTGTAAGTAGATAGATCGGCGCATGATTTTGCAGTTGTTTTAGCACCAGCACGGCTACTTTCTTCCTTCAGCTAGCACACTAGCAGTAGTGTGTAGCGCCGCTAGCCTTTCTGTTCACCGCCGGACAAGCCGGGCCCACCCACAGGCTCACCgtgcaaaagaaaaggagaagaaagaaggggAGACGGGGATGCGTACAAAAATTCTGACCTGATCGGAACAAATCTGGTTCGGCTAGCATTAACAATGACGTATTTTACCCTAACACATGGAAGCAAGAACACGCgcagggcccacctgtcatgcACCATCTCCTTCTCCTCTTCTGAGAGGATCCTCTGCAGTACTTCACCCTACAGTTGGGTCACTGACGTGCCGGCGCGACCTCACACGTCAGTGACAGGGAAGTACTGCAAAGGAATGCCCCCTCCCTCACAGGCCCGCACCTGCTTGCTTTTATGGCGACGCGACCCTGCCGCGCGGCACCGCCGTGGAGGGACCGCCGTCCGCCGGTGGCGAATCGCCCGCCCATTAACTCCGTTGTTGCTTTTACGGAGTGCCTACGGCGACCGGACGCCGGCCTTCCCTCCCTTTCCTCGCCACCGGCACCGcgctgcagcagcagccaccgcAGCCGGCGAGAGCAGCAGTGGCGGTGCGGGCGGTGGCAAGCAGTGACACACCACGTTCTCCCCACGCTCGTGTGGGGCCATCACTGCCTGCTCTCGACCCTGCATTTGTGACGCGCATTCATGGTGCTCACCAGCAGGCTCGCCAAATTCCTGTCTCTCCGTCTCTCTCCCACCTAATTTCAATGCAGGCTTGTTTATTTTCCACCCCATAAATCccgtaaatataaaaaaaacatcacatcaaatatttcgacacatatatagagtactaaatgaagtccatttacaaaactttttacataaatgggctgtaaatcgcgagacgaatctaatgagtctacttaatccatgatttgcaacaataatactacagtaccatccactaattattaattaatcatggattaattagtattattagattcgtctcgcgatttacaacctatttgtgcaaaaagttttgtaaataaactttatttagtatttcaaattaacaagattccatcacaaattttttttgcgtttcatctaaacacacccgcAGCGTTCAAAGATCTGTTGCTGGCAACGGCAGCCGATTCACAGTTGAGGATGCACTGTAGTGGTGCTCGAAACCTGTAGCGAATACAGTAACCTGCAATGAAACGCTGCACCGACAGAAAAAAAGAAGTGTTCTTGTTGAGTTTGGTGCCAACAAGCCATTATTGACCGACATGTTTGATGCAACGAATGGGCATGGGCAGTGATCTGGTCCCCAGAGAAATAGTATAATTCTGTCACTTATTGCATGTTTTCTGGCCGCTTTGATCTTCAAATTACTGTACTTGAATTCCTGAATGCTACATCTAGAATTGCCAGGGCTCATGCATGAGAGATGCAAGAGTCAGTAAAAAATGTTCTTTCTGTCATCTAATTACTGCTGCTTTGGTCATCAAATTCCTGATCCGCTGAATGCAGCTTGTACCTTTTCCCTGTTCAGTAATTACTAGTAGTAATTTCTGTAAATTGAgttgtgaaaaaaaaacttaaagGCTGCTGCTTGGATTGCATGAAGGCAGGTCCATCAGGAACAGCACGGCCCGGCGGAATCTCGGGTACCTGTCGTGTGGGACGGGTAACCCCATCGACGACTGCTGGCGCTGCGACCCGGACTGGCACAAGAACCGCCAGCGCCTGGCCGACTGCGGCATCGGCTTCGGCCGCAACGCCATCGGTGGCCGCGACGGCAAGATCTACGTGGTCACTGATCCGAGCGACGACGACGCCGTCAACCCTCGCAAGGGCACCCTCCGCTACGCCGTGATCCAGGACGAGCCGCTCTGGATCATCTTCAAGCGGGATATGGTGATCACGCTCAAGCAGGAGCTCATCATGAACAGCTTCAAGACCATCGACGGACGCGGCGCCAACGTGCACATCGCCAACGGCGCCTGCATCACCATCCAGTATGTCACCAACGTCATCATCCACGGGCTCCACATCCACGACTGCAAGCCCACAGGGAACGCCATGGTGCGCAGCTCGCCCAGCCACTACGGGTGGCGCACCATTGCCGACGGCGATGCTGTGTCCATCTTCGGCGCCAGCCACATTTGGGTGGACCACTGCTCGCTGGCGAACTGCGCCGACGGCCTGATCGATGCCATCATGGGATCCACGGCTATCACTGTGTCCAACAACTACTTCACCCACCACAACGAGGTAGTACGACCTCATACTAGATCCTATGCTTTTGTTTTTCCTGATCCTGCAATAATTAAGTGCCTGTGCGCAATGCCCTTTTGTTTTCTGAAATTTGGAGGAATCTACAGGGTTGGCACATATATGCCAAGAACTAGTTTGTTTTATGCCGTACAAGTGTAGTTTAGCATAAAATTCCTTCATTCCAGTCATTCACCCAAATCTAACCAGAAGTTGTCGGCTGCATATGCTGAGGATATTGGTGTAGTATCTGGCTGTCACGTGCACAACGGGATTCTTTTGGCCTTTTCTGCAAACGACCTGATTTGGTTCTCACCAAATGGTGAAACTGGAATTGATGCAGGTGATGCTTCTGGGCCACAGTGACTCCTATGTAAAGGACAAGGCAATGCAGGTGACAATAGCCTTCAACCATTTCGGTGAAGGCCTCATTCAGAGAATGCCAAGGTGAATTTATGAACTGAAACCAGTACACTGaacttgttgtgtgcttgttccTGTCCAGCATTGCAATCGACTGATATGTATTCATTTCTTGTTACATGTTTCGGATGATATTTTGCCAACCATTGCTACAATCTCAATTGCTCTTGTTTCAGGTGCCGGCATGGTTACTTCCATGTGGTGAACAATGACTACACCCACTGGGAAATGTACGCCATTGGCGGGAGCGCTGAGCCAACCATCAACAGCCAGGGCAACCGCTACCTTGCTCCGACAAACCCCTTCGCCAAggaggtatatatatatatatatatatatgttgtcttgatcattttttttttggcttcagAAGCAACCATTCTGTCAGTAGCTGACTTCCAATTTGACTGAACTGCAGGTGACCAAGAGAGTTGAGACGGCTCAGACTGTCTGGAAGAGCTGGAACTGGAGATCAGAGGGTGACCTGCTGCTGAACGGCGCCTACTTCAACCCATCGGGCGCCGGCGCCTCAGCCAGCTACTCACGCGCCTCCAGCCTCGGCGCCAAGTCATCATCCATGGTCGGCTCCATCACCTCCGATGCTGGTGCCCTGTCCTGCCGCAAGGGCGCTGCCTGCTAGCACACCGCCGAAGAAAACAGGCCCCCGCCATGGCCGTCACCAACAACAGAAAAGAAACAAGACAACAGAAACTACTAAGCTACTGGAACACCACGGTTACAGTTTTTCCTTCTTCTCACTTCTTTTTGGCCACTTTTGACAAGGGTTATATGAAGGTCCTTGGTCCTGATTCACCATTGCTCAACCTCCCCCTGCTCCCGACAATGGAAAAGGTACCCGGAGCAGGCGTGAAGCGTTGCTGATTGATTTTCTCTTCGTTCGCTCGGTCTCTCTTTTAGTCTTCTGATCTGAGTGTGGTATGTTGTTTTACCGGCACCCCGCCCACAGCAAGTGTATGTTGAGGTCAGGGGTGCACACTGTGTTTTTGTGAGTGCGTTGTGTGTTATACTCTTGGTTGTGCAAAACAGTAAGATTGTCAGTAGCAGTAGTCGTAATACTACATGATGTGCCTGGACTGGGATGGATCTGTGCCCTGTAAAAGACATGGAAGAATTGGCATCTtcattcttcctcttctccagtGGAAGTGGAAAAACATAACAGGCAGAATATTTTGACTTGGAAGTACAGCATGCTGTTGTTTTGAATTGTGTCCCTGATGATTCTGTTGCTTTGTCCttgggccttgtttagttgcatccaaaatttcaaaactttacaagatttcccatcacatcgaatttttgaacgcatgcatgaagtattaaatatagttaaataaaataattaattacacagtttgtctgtaatttgcgagacaaatcttttgagcttTGTTAATTCATGATCGGATAATAAccaccaaatacaaacgaaaaatgctacagtgtcaaaattccaaaagtttttgcaactaaacaagggcttaGTTGAAATTTGCTGTTTTGCCGATGTGCCCATCTGCTTGTGTTTTGTTTGATTGTTTCAGACGAAGTCTTGTGAGCTTGCTAGTACGGATACAGAGAGATCCGTCCGTCTGATCCTGTGAGAATAATAATGCGTAGATCCTTGGACGTCCTGCTGTACTGTACTTGTACTGCCCACCGGATCGATCCGCCGGAACTGAATGCTGCCCGTTGGGGCCGGGCGCGTCCCCATGAACGAAGATGCAGATGTCcagcgggagcagcagcagcaggaggaggtgaGGCCAAGTTCATGCGCCCGTACCTGCCTGTCTGTCTGCCCGCGATCAGCTCAAGCGGAAGGCACCTTGTTCGTCTCCGGCATGGCAGTAATGGTGGCGCGTGGGGTGTTGCAAGCGACGCTGTGTGCCCGGAGAAGGATGTGGATCGGTGGatctcgctgctgctgctgctgctgctgcgtacTGTGATCTATCGGCACCGCCTTGTTCTCCGATCTGACGCCGGAGCCATGTTCACAGCGGAGAGGACAAACGGGCCTCCACCATCGCGCATTGTTTTTTCCGTACAAGTGTGAAGCGACAACGAGTGGTGCTGTGCTGTACGGTGGTGCCCGGTTGAGGCTCCGTTGGATCACCTAAGGTTAAATTTGAGTTCCGGACCTGTTTAGTTCCctaaaaaattttctacagtacccgtgacatcgaatctttggacacatacatggagcattaaatatagttaaaaataattaattacacaatcCAACTAATTAGCACGAAAcaaattttttaagcctaattagtcaataattagatattaattatcaaataacaacaaaagtgttacagtgtcaaaaccaaaaaaaattcgcgaactaaacaaggcaTTTGAGATGAGCAAACATTACATAACTATAGCCTATGCAATGTTTGGATCCAATGAACTAAACTTTAGACGATACATGTAGAGAAATATAGCAATATCCTTTTTACCTTtgaattatattattttttacctACGTGCGCATAGTGAGAGGCAGTTTGTTTTTTTCGCAGTTCACGAATATCCTTTTTACCTTTggattatattattttttacctACGTGCGCATAGTGAGAAGTAGTTTGTTTGTTTTCACAGTTCACGGATTGATTTAGTCTAAATTTGTTGGGTTCTAAGGATTAATGAACTGAACTTTAGTTAGAGTGAAACTAACTTTAGTCTATCTATTTGGATCATTATCTAAATTTTGTCTAAAATTTAGTCCGTGGATCTAAACTCGTTTTCCTTGGATCTGAAATATTATTTCAGGTGGTACGGAGATTTAGGTTTTTTTAGGGGTGCACCACACTAATTAAACATCAGTAAAGCTGGTACAGACTCCATCCGGAGGAAATAAGAACCAAACATGCCTCCCTTTTGTCTCGTAGATCGAGCTTCTGGCTAGCCTGTGAGCATCAACATTCGACGCCCTGCCTTCATGAACAATCTTGGCCCTGTCAAAAGTCGCCATGCCTGCCTTTAGCTCCCTAATCACCTGGCCGTAGCAACTCATCCCGGGTCCCTCCAAATTCTTCACCACAGTGGCACAGTCGGTTGCAATGCAAACTCTCCTCGATAGAAGATCAGTTGCAAGGGCCAAACCCTCCCTGCACGCCAGCACCTCCGTTGTCTTCGGGTCAgatgaagcgccccgacccgaagatcaaggctaaaccatgtattaattaccgaataagatctccggcataatacatgttacatcaagtggagtccagagtcatacagagctttatttaacacgtacatgaggagtaaagtgacaacacaaagctacacagaacaaccataggataacaactagcatagcgacatgTAGGACTAGTTCTTCATCCATCAcagctccactcgatcagcttgggtgcggacacgacctactcgtagtcttctggcacaaagtcaggatcctctggagaaaaaatcaacaggggtgagtacaaaagtactcagcaagctccacctcaccctacgggaggggactgACATGCACGACACATAATAGACACATTCTACTAACAATGCAACTGATGAtatgcaactcttcccgacacaacccacaataggtagctcactagttgtcaggaccacaccgtagcctgtccataccgtggacacggaccattcgaatggattatacactctgcagaggtcgtacactgtacccacacgctcggctgcccgaacggacaaccgacatagccgacacccagccgtggctcaaccccgactagtcgcccccaaaccctcgggtctggaccaatccaggtctcaccccaaaacatatccacctcggacgactaccaggttagccagtgggattaggctaaggtttgcccatacaaactcatgtggtcgtactgaaagtaagctaggtgagatgtcaaaacaactcggtccttatggttcaccagggcagcaatcatccctcaacatatcaactcgagcctaccaccacggtagcactcacctgccagtctaccaccacggtagcgccggctccagcatacccagctgccctggtctcagccagatcccttcgtatcctattctcagctctgaatatgcatgactactcagatgcattcatgagcacactcaatcattcaagtactggtatatgtaatcgatcctagacacAGGCTACAGCTaaccgtcctcacatggatgcaaccgctcacgtaggggtcgatgaaacttgccttcgcttgcgtacgcgtcggcggcggcggcttcctgctcgtggtacgggtcttctaGCTCCTTggcgggctcctcctcggtcactccgtgatctacgggcgagaacagcacaaccggcaaacaaacacaagcaagcaataagctcaaatggagatgaaaataggaggaaaaagagttacgtgaaaaggagttgatatgaaggagattttgagtttacagtattgattggtagaatgttttggattaagtgctcacggcctggtgggtgttttgggcctttgttgtggagttaatggtcgggggaagctgcctgccatctcaccttggcgcggaacagctcgaggaagaggatcaattgttggagcttcgtttcgtgagtgagctgggctcgggaggagtggttcagctagcggagcgaagtggctcggtgtgcttgggctggtgacggggctcgtcacggccttgctccttttataggcgaggagagcaggagCGGTGTTGCacaaggacggcgacggcgtgggctgtggcagctcgtcgtcaacgcgaacagtggcagtgctgaaggcgcgagcgccgaggcggcaaagccggtgagggcgctgcagcggtgtgggcgaggtggggacgcaggagtgggcggcacggcgtggtgccggtggcagtgcgcggtcccgtcgtggggccggcgtgtcgcgcgtgcgcgagcgagagcgagcgggtgaggcggttcggcggaaaaaaatctcggccggcactgtgcgtggcgaTCCTGATTtttagcgaggtgggtgctgccatgacgggtcttt from Panicum virgatum strain AP13 chromosome 7N, P.virgatum_v5, whole genome shotgun sequence includes the following:
- the LOC120682276 gene encoding probable pectate lyase 8 isoform X2, yielding MTEAAVAAAGFKAARRAGLAAALLLLVLVVVVAGGPGGRVLHGLRADGDDDGPAMAVPGAVEDPETVVDDVHMSIRNSTARRNLGYLSCGTGNPIDDCWRCDPDWHKNRQRLADCGIGFGRNAIGGRDGKIYVVTDPSDDDAVNPRKGTLRYAVIQDEPLWIIFKRDMVITLKQELIMNSFKTIDGRGANVHIANGACITIQYVTNVIIHGLHIHDCKPTGNAMVRSSPSHYGWRTIADGDAVSIFGASHIWVDHCSLANCADGLIDAIMGSTAITVSNNYFTHHNEVMLLGHSDSYVKDKAMQVTIAFNHFGEGLIQRMPRCRHGYFHVVNNDYTHWEMYAIGGSAEPTINSQGNRYLAPTNPFAKEVTKRVETAQTVWKSWNWRSEGDLLLNGAYFNPSGAGASASYSRASSLGAKSSSMVGSITSDAGALSCRKGAAC
- the LOC120682276 gene encoding probable pectate lyase 15 isoform X3 translates to MVITLKQELIMNSFKTIDGRGANVHIANGACITIQYVTNVIIHGLHIHDCKPTGNAMVRSSPSHYGWRTIADGDAVSIFGASHIWVDHCSLANCADGLIDAIMGSTAITVSNNYFTHHNEVMLLGHSDSYVKDKAMQVTIAFNHFGEGLIQRMPRCRHGYFHVVNNDYTHWEMYAIGGSAEPTINSQGNRYLAPTNPFAKEVTKRVETAQTVWKSWNWRSEGDLLLNGAYFNPSGAGASASYSRASSLGAKSSSMVGSITSDAGALSCRKGAAC
- the LOC120682276 gene encoding probable pectate lyase 8 isoform X1; translation: MTEAAVAAAGFKAARRAGLAAALLLLVLVVVVAGGPGGRVLHGLRHRSAAAATAVAGGARRWLRDSSWPAAATPRADGDDDGPAMAVPGAVEDPETVVDDVHMSIRNSTARRNLGYLSCGTGNPIDDCWRCDPDWHKNRQRLADCGIGFGRNAIGGRDGKIYVVTDPSDDDAVNPRKGTLRYAVIQDEPLWIIFKRDMVITLKQELIMNSFKTIDGRGANVHIANGACITIQYVTNVIIHGLHIHDCKPTGNAMVRSSPSHYGWRTIADGDAVSIFGASHIWVDHCSLANCADGLIDAIMGSTAITVSNNYFTHHNEVMLLGHSDSYVKDKAMQVTIAFNHFGEGLIQRMPRCRHGYFHVVNNDYTHWEMYAIGGSAEPTINSQGNRYLAPTNPFAKEVTKRVETAQTVWKSWNWRSEGDLLLNGAYFNPSGAGASASYSRASSLGAKSSSMVGSITSDAGALSCRKGAAC